The Caldisericaceae bacterium DNA segment TTCACCTTTATATACCCAAACTTTAACCCCGATTACACCAAATTTAGTTTTTGCAATGGTTTCGGAGTAATCAATATCTGCTTTTAAAGTCTGCAAAGGCACTCTACCTTCCCTAAACCACTCAGTCCTTGCAATTTCAGCACCACCAAGTCTTCCAGAAACTTGGATTTTTATCCCTTGAGCTCCCGATCTCATAGCTCTTGATATAGCCTGCTTAATTGCTCGTTTGTGAGGGGTTTTTTGCTCAATTCTTTGCGCAACATTTTGGGCAACTAATTCTGCATCAATCTCCGGTCTTTTAACTTCCATTATATCCACTTTAATATTGTCGTAAGTATGAGAAATAACGCTTTTCACCATATCTTCCAATTTATTGACTTCTGCGCCTTTTTTACCAAGAAGCATACCAGGACGTGCAGTGTGTATAACAACTCTCAACTCTGAATTACCT contains these protein-coding regions:
- the rpsC gene encoding 30S ribosomal protein S3 — translated: MGQKTHPYGFRVGITKDWRSKWFSSKKDYSPFALEDFAIRKEFKSLGFNVAISNVEIIRKGNSELRVVIHTARPGMLLGKKGAEVNKLEDMVKSVISHTYDNIKVDIMEVKRPEIDAELVAQNVAQRIEQKTPHKRAIKQAISRAMRSGAQGIKIQVSGRLGGAEIARTEWFREGRVPLQTLKADIDYSETIAKTKFGVIGVKVWVYKGEAKEPLFFAS